The genome window CAAGGTCTGCCACAGCCTTGAGAGTGCTTTGCGCCGGGTCAAGGAGGTGGCCTGCCCGCCCAATGCGCGCCGTCTCGGTTTCGATACACCCTGTGCAAAAACCGGCCTCTGCTCCGACTGCAATTCGCCCGAGCGGATATGTCGCATCACAACCATCATCGAGCGCAAGCCGCGGGCCACAGACCTGCGTATTTGCCTGGTCAACGAACAACTGGGCTACTGAGCGCAGGATTGTGAAAGGACGAGCACCATGAAGGAATTCGAGGATCTTTTGAGAGAGGGCCGGGAGGCCCTTGAAACAGGCGATTACCGGGCCGCCACCCGCGCCCTGAGGCAGGCCGCTCAGCAGCAGCCCGAGTCGGCCGAAACCCATCTCATGCTCGGCGAGGCCCTGGCCGAGGACGGCAAGGTCAAAGAGGCCATTGCATCTTTTCAGAAAGGCAGGCAACTCGAGCCGGAGAACCTGGAAGTGCTCTTCGCTCTGGGGGATGCCTTTTTCGAGGGGCAGAGACCGGAAGAGGCCCTGCAGGTCTACCGGGACATACTGGCCCTGGACGACAGGCAGGCCGATGCCTGGGTAAGCGTGGGTCTGGTCAATTTCAACCAGGAGCGGGTCGAGCAGGCCATGGAGTCCTTCCACAAGGCCCTGCAGATCGAGCCCGATTCGATCTTTGCCATCAACTCTTTGGGAGACGCCTGTTTCGCTCTCGGTCGCAACGAGGAGGCCCTCGGGCATTTCCGCCGGGTCATTGAACTCGATCCCGAGGATCCCCAGGCCTACTACAACCTGACGGAAATGTACTACGACGCGGATGAACTCGAAGCGGCCGAGGAGGCCTGCCGGGAGGTTCTGCGCCTCGATCCCGCCTTTGCCTTTGCCTACTTGACCCTGGGCAATATCTGCCTCGACCAGGAAAGGCCTGAAGAGGCTTTGAGCAGTTTTCAGGAGTTTTTGGTTCTGGAGCGCTCCCCCGGGTCCAAGGAGATCCGGGACGAGGTTGCCGCCGTCGTGGAGGGACTCAAGGCCGAGGTTTGAAGAAGGGGCTTGGCGGCTCTGCTGAAAAAATCGGCCGGTTTCGTGTGGCCTTTCTCGAGGCATGATTCCAATAAAAAAGGGCAGACCCTACAGGGCCTGCCCTTTTTTTCAAAACGGAGGGACGCGTTACTTCTTGGCGGCCTTCTTGGAGGCTTTGAGGGGGTTGACCCGGGCCTCTTCGGTCTTGATGTCGATTTTCTTGTGGGTAGCGAAGTTGCACAGTCCAGCGGACCATTTCCTCTCGGGGGAGGGGGCCACGGAACAGACCTGGCCGATGGATCCCTCGACGATGCGGTCGCATCCCTGACATTCGTCGATGACGGTCTGGCAGGTGTTGTCCTCGAAGGTGCAGCCTTTTTTAGACCAGAAGGTACACTCGGTACCGGAAAGAACGGTTTGACACTGCATGGGTCTTGCCTCCTCGCGTTTACGTTGCGCTTTGTCGCCTAGTCAGAACCAACATATTTAATCGGTTTGGCTGGTTTTGTCAACGACTATTTGACTATTTGAAGCTCCTTTGCATGTTGACCGGTTGGTCAGCCATCAGCTAGGCTGTCAGGAAACAGGGAAGGGGAGGTCGGACTTGGAAACGGAAGCCTGGGAAAAGCTCTGCCGGCGCTGCGGGCGCTGCTGCTACGAGAAGGTTGAATTCGAAGGTCGGGTTTACTACACCGACGTGCCCTGCGAAAAGCTCGACCTCGAAACCCGACTCTGCACCGTTTACGATTTTCGATCATCGGGCCGGCCCGGCTGTGTTTTATTGACCCCCGATCTTGTGCGGCGCGGAATTCTGCCCTGCGACTGTCCCTACGTTGAAGGGATACAGGAATATCCGGCGCCGCTCGACTGGGACGAGGAGAACCCCTGATGAACCTGATGACCATTGCCGGGATGTCTTTCCTCCTGGGGCTGTCCGGCGCCATGATGCCCGGTCCTTTGTTGACGGTAACCGTGACAGAGACGGTGCGCCGGGGGATGTGGGCCGGGCCCCTGCTGATGGCGGGGCATGCTCTGCTTGAGGGAGCGTTGGTCCTGCTTTTGTTTTTCGGCCTGGCGGACCTTGTCCAGGACGGGTCTGCCTTCTCCGTCATCGCTCTGGCCGGGGGGGGGATGTTGCTGTGGATGGGCTACGGAATGCTGCGCAGCCTGCCGACCCTGCGCCTGGAACTGGTGGGCGAGGAGGGGAGCGGCCTGCACCCGTTGGCCGCCGGCGCAGTGGTGAGCCTTGCCAATCCCTATTTCACCCTCTGGTGGGCCACCGTCGGAATGGGGTACCTGGCCGTGGCCCACAAGGCGGGACCCGCCGGGGTGGCCGTCTTCTACCTGTTCCACATTCTGGCGGACTTCGTGTGGTATACTTTCGTCGCCGGAACGGTCAGTTTCGGCCGTCGATTTCTCAGCGACAGAGGCTACCGAATCCTGGTCTGATCCTGTGCGCTCTTCATTCTCGGATTCGGCCTTTATTTCGGCTACCGGGGAGCGCAGGTGCTGCTTCGCTGAATCGTGGCGCCCCGTTTTCGGCCTTTCGGTTTGTTACAATTTAATTCAAGGTAGGTTTGAGATTATGGCTCGCATTCAGTTTGGCACCTCCGGATGGCGGGGGGTTTTCTGCGAAGACTTTACCTTCGCCAACGTACGCATCGTGACCCAGGCCATTGCCGACTACCTTCGGGAGGCTGGGCAGGGGGAGAAGGGGGTCGTTGTCGGCTACGACAGCCGTTTCATGGGTGAGTTCTTCGCCCGCGAAACGGTCCGGGTTCTGGCCGGCTCCGGGATCAAATCCTACCTGTGCAATCGGGACACCCCGACGCCGGTCATCGCCTTCGAGCTTATGCGGAGGAAGGCCGGCGGCGGGATTAATTTCACCGCCAGTCACAACCCCTTCGACTTTAACGGGCTCAAGTTCTCCCCCGACTGGGGCGGC of Desulfuromonas sp. contains these proteins:
- a CDS encoding tetratricopeptide repeat protein, giving the protein MKEFEDLLREGREALETGDYRAATRALRQAAQQQPESAETHLMLGEALAEDGKVKEAIASFQKGRQLEPENLEVLFALGDAFFEGQRPEEALQVYRDILALDDRQADAWVSVGLVNFNQERVEQAMESFHKALQIEPDSIFAINSLGDACFALGRNEEALGHFRRVIELDPEDPQAYYNLTEMYYDADELEAAEEACREVLRLDPAFAFAYLTLGNICLDQERPEEALSSFQEFLVLERSPGSKEIRDEVAAVVEGLKAEV
- a CDS encoding PxxKW family cysteine-rich protein codes for the protein MQCQTVLSGTECTFWSKKGCTFEDNTCQTVIDECQGCDRIVEGSIGQVCSVAPSPERKWSAGLCNFATHKKIDIKTEEARVNPLKASKKAAKK
- a CDS encoding LysE family transporter, whose amino-acid sequence is MNLMTIAGMSFLLGLSGAMMPGPLLTVTVTETVRRGMWAGPLLMAGHALLEGALVLLLFFGLADLVQDGSAFSVIALAGGGMLLWMGYGMLRSLPTLRLELVGEEGSGLHPLAAGAVVSLANPYFTLWWATVGMGYLAVAHKAGPAGVAVFYLFHILADFVWYTFVAGTVSFGRRFLSDRGYRILV